Part of the Priestia megaterium genome, GTCTGTAACAAACCTGGTTGGACTTCATGGCAGAACTGGGTTTCATTGATTACTGGCGCCTGGTTTGTAATTTTTCCGTTTATTTATTCATTAACAAACGAAGAAGTTTGGTCGAGTATAATACTCGGTATAATTACTATTATATTGAGCTTATTAAACTTAGGCTCTAATTCGAATTCTAAAAGTTTAGATTAAAAGTAATAATGTTCAATATTTTAGGCAAACTATTCAAGA contains:
- a CDS encoding SPW repeat protein, which produces MVETRSILIALIGAWFILAPWVVGFSDQSGALWSSIILGIIQIIVSLWVCNKPGWTSWQNWVSLITGAWFVIFPFIYSLTNEEVWSSIILGIITIILSLLNLGSNSNSKSLD